A segment of the Candidatus Nanopelagicales bacterium genome:
CGCGAGCTAGCCCGTGCCCACCAGAAGCGACCGGCGAATCCATGACGAACATCAACCACTCGTCGGCCCGAAAGGGTGCGTGGAACCACATCGCATGGTCGAGTGAGGCGAGTTCCAGGTCCGTGTTGGCCGTTCGTCCCCCGTGTTGGGCAAGGATGGCTCCGATCAGAGTGAGATCAGAGAAGTACGTCAGGGTGCAGACGTGCAGCAATGGATCTTCCGGCAGCGGCTCGACGGTTCGCATCCAGGCGATCCGCACCGCACTGCCGTTGGTTGCTTTCAGCACGTCCTCGGCGTCAACGAACTTCAATTCAAGGAGTTCATGTCGGGGAAAGCCCTCGCGGATCTGACGTTGACCGTCATCGGCATTCGGTAAATGCCACAGGGGTAGTGACTCCGGCGGTGGTACCGATGGTGCCGACATCTGATGCACCAGAGTCGGCTCGATGACAGCAAACGACGCTGACATTGTGAAGATCGTCTCGCCGTATTGGATTGCTTGCACGCGTCGCGTACTGAACGACCGACCATCGCGGGTGCGGTCCACCATGTACACGATCGGATCAGTCGTGTGGCCCGGTCGGATGAAGTAGCCATGAAGCGAATGGACGGTTCGATCAGGCTCGTCGACAGTCCGGCCGGCCGCTACGAGGGCCTGGGCCGCGACTTGACCACCAAACGCCCGCAGTGGGGCTCCCGCATGGCAGAAGCCGGTAAAGATGTCTCGATCCACGCGCTCAAGATGAAGTCGCTCGATGAACTGCTCATCCGGCGCGCTGGTGCTGTGTGCCATAACCGCATCCTGGCATCCGATCTGCCCAGACCGCAGTCTGGCAACATGATCCCCACAGGCACTTACCGCCAAGCATCGCGCAAATCCAAGGCCGGAAGGAGTCGGCGTTGCGAATCCTGTTCACCAACAACCACATGGTTAATCGTGCGGGTTCAGAACTTGCGACCTCCGAATTGATGCAGGAGTTCAGGCGTCGCGGAGACGACGTCGCCCTCTTCACACTCTTCCCAGGGCCAGTTTCCGACGAGATGGCCGAGCAGGGATCCCCCGTTTTCGGGCCCCGCGACATGTCCACGTTGCGCGATTGGCGCCCAGACGTCGCGAACATTCACCACTGGCCACTGAGTTTCCTCCTGGCCGAGGCTGGTCTGACGATTCCTTCCGTTTTCGGGTTTCTCGGACAATTCCCACCGATTGAAATCCCGCCCGCAATGGAGACTGCGGTCCCTTGGTACGCCGTCTCCGACGCCGGATACGACGACGTCAGGCGGCTCAGCGGTTGGTCCACAGCCCCCGGCACCGTCATCGGAATTTGGTGGGACGACTCGATCAGCGTGCCACCGCCCAGAGATCGAGCAAGCGGGATCAGGAACGTCACGGTGGTGTCGAATCACTTCCCTCCCACCCAGTTGGGGATGCTCCGCGCACTTGGCGAAGCCGAGCAGTTCACTGTCACGAAGATCGGCCTGCCGGACAACTCCCTGCCGGTCGACGCGACGCTACTCAACGACGCTGACGCCATCGTCACGATCGGTCGCACCGCCATCACTGGCTTGGCGCTCGGGATCCCAGTCCTGGTGTGGGACCACTTTGGCTGCGATGGGTGGGTCAGCGATGACAACTTCCAGGAGCTGGCTCGGCACAACTTCTCCGGCCGCGCAACCCGGCGCGAGCTGACTAGCTCCGATCTCGCCGGGTTGTTTGGTGCTCTGACCCAAGTCGAGTCCGACAAGGCCCGCGACTGGGTTCGGACCCAACGATCACTTTCCTTCAGCGCCGAGCGAATCTCAGAACTGCACAGGTCAGCCCTGGAACTCGATGCGGCCGTCGACTGGTCACACCCTTCGAACGAGCGTCGAGTCCTCGCTGACTATGCGATCCAAGCGGGCAGCTTCGCTGCTTCGCATACCGAGCATGTTCGAACGATCGGGAGGCTTCGGCGCAAACTCAAGAAGCTCAAAGATGCAGACAATGCCCAGCAGGGTCGGCCGGGGGTCCAGAGCCGGATGTCGAACGCACGCGCGCGACTTAGCGCACGGATTCGCGGCTGATCGTTGCTACCCGCCGCGCTATCGCCGCAACGGTGGGCGCAGAGGGACTCGAACCCCCGGCCCCCTCCTTGTAAGGGAGGTGCTCTAACCAACTGAGCTATGCGCCCGTGCCCGGCGAGAATACGGCACTAGCGCCACCACGAGCCGAACTGGTCGATCCCGCCCTGCTCCCCCGCAACTGCCTGTGTCGAAGGCGGGGGCCGGAACCCGCGCGCGTCGGCTCGATCACGAATCGAACAACTCCTGCCCGAGATACCCGCCTGGCTGACATCCCGGAGGCGCCAACGCGATCGCGCTGCCCTCGGCCGACGTCATGTGGTTCATCGCATCGCCGACATCTAGCCGGTTTTGGATAGGCACAAATCCGGTGCGGGGATCGGCCTGCCACGCGATGAACATGAGTCCAGCGTCAGGCTGGCCATCCGGTCGGTAGCCGTCGTCGTAGGAGTAACTGCGGCGCAGGATCTTGGCACCACGGGTGGAAGTGTGGTGCGCCAATCGGATGTGAGCTGCGGCCGGGATCACCAGACTGCCGTCAGCATTCTGCGCGGAGAAGTCGGGCTGATCTCGTTCAACCATTCCGGTCAATGGTGCGCCCGAGTCCTTCCGCCGACCGATCACCTCATCTTGTTGCTCGCGCGAGTGGGTTTCCCAGTGGTCGAGCAGCATCCTGATACGCCGCAAGATCACGAACGACCCACCCCTTGCCCACTGCGGCATCGCGGTTCCGCTCCACACCACCTCGGCAAAGTCCCCATCCGTGGGTTGCGGGTTTCCGGTCCCATCCATGTTTCCCATGAGGTTGCGCTGCGTCGCCGCGGCGTCGGGCGACACTCCGTGCGACCTGAGGAAGCCGCGCTGGACCCACTGCGCCTTCGCCACCTGACTGCCTTGGGTGATCAGCGATCGGGTCGCATGGGAGACAACCAACGGGTCATCTCCGCTGACCTGAATGAACAAGTCCCCGCCGGTCCACTGCGGCTGAAGATCGTCCTTGTGGAAGGCGGGTAGGTCAGCCAGACCATCCGGGCGCAACCGTGCCATTCCCGGTCGGTCGAAGAACCCGGGCCCAAAAGCGACAGTCACGGTGAGCCGGGCAGGCCCGTTCGCAAACAACTCGGGTGACGTATCGAGGGCGGGGGCTTGGGCCGCAGTCATCGCTGCGGCCGATTCGGTCCACTTGAGCAGCAACGCACCCAACACTGACTTGCTGACACCTGGCCTGATAGTGAAGGAAACAAATCGCGTGTGTGCCTGCGCAGCCGTGACGATGCCTGCTTGGTGCGCACCATAGAACGGCTCGGTTGCGACACCGATTGGGTTCGCGACAGCTTGGGGATCCCCCGTCAGGGAGATGCCGCTGGCAGTGACCAAACCACCGACGACGGCACCTCCCCCGGCAGCCGCGAGCAATCGGCGTCGAGAGATCTCACGACCAGCCATGACGGTTACATCCCCGCGCTTGGACTTGCGCTGCGCGACACCACCGGAGCTGTGACCGCGACCGAGCCGTCGGAGAACTGCAAGCTCACATCAACGGAATCACCGACCGCGACCTTCTCCTTGAGGTTCATCAGCATCACGTGGTAGCTGCCGCTCTTGAGTTCAACGCTGCCATTGGCGGGAATCTGCAGTCCGCCAGGAACCTGTTGCATCTTCTCGACGTTTCCGGTCTTGATCACCTCGTGGATCTGACACATCCCTGCGACCGGTGAGGAGCAGCCGGTCAACGTCGTCACCGTGCTGGTCGGATTCGAGACTGTTCCGAACATCGCCGTCATGTCGCCAGCCGGTTCCATGACCTTCGCGTCAGAAACAGTCGGAGTTGTCGGCGACGGCGAACCAGCCGAGCTTCCGCTGTCAGAGCCGCATGCGGCCAGCGCAACCACGGCGACCGCACCTACCGCGAGTCCCATGGCCCGGGTTGAATTCCTGTTATTCATCATGCTGGTTGTTTCCCTTCAGAAAGTAGTTTGAGATCGTTGGCGAGATCAGCCGGCGGGAACCCGCTGGTGAGGATCTCGTGAGCCTTGCCGTCCTTGCCGAAGAGCAGGACTTCTGCTCCGTGTTCGACCACCCACGCCCCATCCGGTGCCTTGACCGGTTTCTCAATCGGAATGCCCACACCGTGTGCGACTTGCTCGACCTTGTCCCATGGCCCGGTCAGACCGACGATGTCGGCACTGAAGAACCCCAGCCACGACTGCAGTCGACTGACCGTGTCGCGCCGTGGATCGGCCGTCACAAAGACGACCTCAACGTCATTGCGAACGGGCTTGGGCAACTGCTTGAGCGCAACGGCCGTATCGGCCATCGTGGTCGGACAGACATCGGGACAATGCGTAAATCCGACGTAGAGCACCACGAGCTTGCCCGTAGTGTCCTTCGCCAACGAGAACTGCTCACCCGACGTCGACGTGAGGGTCACGTCGGGCTTGTCGATTGGCCGGGCTAACGCGGTCCCGCGGAAGGGAGACGGGGCTCCCAATCGAGAGATGACCGCGACTGGGCCGTCAGTTGAATCCTGTTCCGTCGACGCGGTCGCTCCACAGGCCACCAGCAGCGCAACTGCACTGCCGACAACGAGGAACGAGGCGCCACGGCGTCGCAAAGAAGACACGCGAACTCCGAGGGTTGGCATTTGGGGGTGATCGGAAAGTGACCACTCGGCAGTCAGCCACGAACAGGCAACCCGCTCAGCGGGAGGCCGTTGGATCAGGCAGTACCGAGCGCGAAGCCCGGAGGGGGTCCGCGGCGACTGATCCGCTCGGAAAGCAATGCACCAAACAGGGTGCGAACGGGTCGGAACTCCGGCGTCGACGGCTGATGGCCGTGAGCGGGCAACTGGATCGCCGGTGACCGCGTGCCCAGGCCGACCAGGACGGCGAAGACCTCTCGTAGCGCCATGCTGAGTTGGAAAAGCAGCGCCTCGCCCATACGCAGGGCCCAGACGATCAACAACCCCACAAG
Coding sequences within it:
- a CDS encoding acyl-CoA thioesterase II, with translation MAHSTSAPDEQFIERLHLERVDRDIFTGFCHAGAPLRAFGGQVAAQALVAAGRTVDEPDRTVHSLHGYFIRPGHTTDPIVYMVDRTRDGRSFSTRRVQAIQYGETIFTMSASFAVIEPTLVHQMSAPSVPPPESLPLWHLPNADDGQRQIREGFPRHELLELKFVDAEDVLKATNGSAVRIAWMRTVEPLPEDPLLHVCTLTYFSDLTLIGAILAQHGGRTANTDLELASLDHAMWFHAPFRADEWLMFVMDSPVASGGHGLARGEFYRQDGTLVASAVQEALLRRSRG
- a CDS encoding Dyp-type peroxidase, which translates into the protein MAGREISRRRLLAAAGGGAVVGGLVTASGISLTGDPQAVANPIGVATEPFYGAHQAGIVTAAQAHTRFVSFTIRPGVSKSVLGALLLKWTESAAAMTAAQAPALDTSPELFANGPARLTVTVAFGPGFFDRPGMARLRPDGLADLPAFHKDDLQPQWTGGDLFIQVSGDDPLVVSHATRSLITQGSQVAKAQWVQRGFLRSHGVSPDAAATQRNLMGNMDGTGNPQPTDGDFAEVVWSGTAMPQWARGGSFVILRRIRMLLDHWETHSREQQDEVIGRRKDSGAPLTGMVERDQPDFSAQNADGSLVIPAAAHIRLAHHTSTRGAKILRRSYSYDDGYRPDGQPDAGLMFIAWQADPRTGFVPIQNRLDVGDAMNHMTSAEGSAIALAPPGCQPGGYLGQELFDS
- a CDS encoding copper chaperone PCu(A)C, whose translation is MMNNRNSTRAMGLAVGAVAVVALAACGSDSGSSAGSPSPTTPTVSDAKVMEPAGDMTAMFGTVSNPTSTVTTLTGCSSPVAGMCQIHEVIKTGNVEKMQQVPGGLQIPANGSVELKSGSYHVMLMNLKEKVAVGDSVDVSLQFSDGSVAVTAPVVSRSASPSAGM
- a CDS encoding SCO family protein → MSSLRRRGASFLVVGSAVALLVACGATASTEQDSTDGPVAVISRLGAPSPFRGTALARPIDKPDVTLTSTSGEQFSLAKDTTGKLVVLYVGFTHCPDVCPTTMADTAVALKQLPKPVRNDVEVVFVTADPRRDTVSRLQSWLGFFSADIVGLTGPWDKVEQVAHGVGIPIEKPVKAPDGAWVVEHGAEVLLFGKDGKAHEILTSGFPPADLANDLKLLSEGKQPA